A region of uncultured Draconibacterium sp. DNA encodes the following proteins:
- a CDS encoding MBG domain-containing protein: MQVRKKHIIFLLLILGTKSLLAGSVGIIANPDLDSPVVVGDTITFTADYDNTKNAEWKFGVGATPADGSGDSFDVYYSIPGTKTVYVTAYGVAFGNEYNDDITFEVICSAEASIIPSGPQSITYGSNLSLDGNPSGSYGAYDIHEWTGDGADYLSATNIQDPVFSGAPVGSYNLTYTVTDSYGCQGSDNLTVTVTKKQLTVAAGNQTVSYGTPQNTVIQNGTYTITGFVNGDTTSEISGLSTISYSTSYTETSNTGSTGVTITPGIGGLSAENYSFIPANGTISIDKANQVINAAFVSFTQPLTEFTTDIPVVATATSGLPVTITKTGSAADLIESPAYNYFLTNVGQTGTITLKYNQPGNDNYNAAAEVISVIDVTKSNQSISFPEIDDLTFSNGLSIDLNALASSGLSVSYTVVGGPATLSGNTLNISGAGEVIVKASQGGDDEYNSATDVTRIFTVNKGTQFITIAIEPGPITEMTKITATSTSGLPVALTLGTGSAATSLDYNSGGDFYTLNGLQSTGEIYIVGNQAGNEKFLPADQVLQTIDIDKENQVISFAAIADQTYSPTLTLPLSATASSGLSVSYSIVSGPASLSVNTLTINGAGTVVVEASQSGNPTYNPAPTVTQQFEVLKATPVINQDDIVKTLGDSDFQITPTSESSGSFSFVSGNDDVFTMSGATASVLGAGNTTLFITQQPAGNYLGTTKTVAFTVNKASSTIEVTGETVYTYNANHQGPSTSNVTGSTGVVTYSYEGTPNVGPYYNSSTTKPTNAGAYSVTATVAADDNYAAVTSDPFDFTINKADATISVTPYSETYTGVSYTAVGSATGPSGTLDGLDLSETTHTGAGVYNDLWEFTDVTGNYNNASGSVTNTIVPKALSVTADDQSKCNGQELIANGTEFSSTGLVAGETIGSVTLSSDGFSAGATEGFYPIVPSNATGENPFNPANYDITYVDGQLTVKPLPRLEGASLSSPVCSGSGATINLTGLLPGKGFSLDYSINGVDQPTKIGLSSDGSGNSYFTTTELTESNDGKILKITGITITSESPGCSQTFSDVETTLHVNALPTLDVVSQDGVACVGSPATINLSGLIPNTTFSLGYTIEEGDNTVVENISADEDGNASFLTIPLAASNNGDQLQIYGIQITSETPNCVQPFSEDVVLQVGDNINPTITCPADQTGTLDNNCEFTLPDYTGLATISDNCDASPTVTQSPAAGTTINGTTTIALTATDASGNASNCTFDVNLVPAEEIEIRVEDLGNSCQSGETGSTTTVTWDITILSGTTDWTFDYEITEGATVLASGSNIAASGNTQVSFDADNETAQSKTFTITISNVQDACGVGGINTLYNSDSVTLYGVPNTSDISTN, translated from the coding sequence ATGCAGGTCAGGAAAAAACATATTATCTTTTTACTATTGATTTTGGGAACCAAAAGCCTATTGGCGGGTAGTGTTGGAATTATTGCAAATCCTGACCTTGATTCTCCTGTAGTGGTTGGTGATACAATTACTTTCACCGCTGATTATGATAATACTAAAAACGCAGAATGGAAATTTGGAGTGGGTGCTACTCCTGCTGATGGGAGCGGCGATTCTTTTGACGTTTATTATTCTATTCCAGGAACAAAGACTGTCTATGTTACTGCTTATGGTGTTGCCTTTGGTAACGAGTATAATGACGATATTACATTTGAAGTTATCTGCAGTGCAGAAGCTTCAATTATTCCTTCCGGACCGCAGAGCATTACATATGGTTCAAACCTTAGTTTAGACGGTAACCCCTCAGGTAGTTACGGGGCTTATGACATACACGAATGGACCGGCGACGGTGCAGACTACCTGAGTGCAACCAACATTCAGGATCCTGTCTTTAGTGGTGCCCCAGTTGGGTCATATAATCTGACGTACACGGTAACTGATAGCTATGGTTGCCAGGGAAGTGATAATCTCACGGTAACAGTTACAAAAAAACAACTTACAGTAGCTGCAGGCAACCAAACGGTAAGTTATGGCACACCGCAAAATACGGTTATTCAAAACGGTACCTATACAATTACAGGTTTTGTAAATGGCGATACTACATCCGAAATATCCGGCTTGTCTACCATCTCTTATTCAACAAGTTATACCGAAACTTCCAATACCGGGTCAACGGGAGTTACGATTACTCCGGGTATTGGTGGATTAAGTGCAGAAAATTATTCATTTATACCTGCTAATGGTACCATTAGTATAGATAAAGCCAATCAGGTAATAAATGCCGCTTTTGTTTCGTTTACACAGCCATTGACTGAATTTACAACAGATATTCCTGTGGTGGCTACAGCAACATCGGGTTTGCCGGTTACAATTACCAAAACAGGAAGTGCAGCCGACTTAATCGAAAGCCCTGCATATAACTACTTCCTTACCAACGTTGGCCAAACAGGAACGATTACACTTAAATATAACCAGCCTGGCAACGACAACTATAATGCTGCTGCTGAGGTAATTTCTGTAATTGATGTTACTAAAAGCAACCAGTCCATCAGTTTTCCCGAAATAGACGACCTGACTTTCTCCAATGGGTTATCTATCGATTTAAATGCTTTAGCTTCATCGGGTTTATCCGTTAGCTATACCGTAGTAGGTGGGCCGGCAACATTAAGCGGAAATACTTTAAATATATCCGGAGCAGGGGAAGTTATCGTCAAAGCAAGTCAGGGAGGCGATGATGAGTACAATTCTGCAACCGATGTTACCCGTATTTTTACAGTAAATAAAGGTACTCAATTTATTACCATTGCAATAGAGCCGGGCCCGATTACTGAAATGACCAAAATCACGGCTACTTCAACATCAGGATTACCAGTTGCGTTAACCCTTGGAACAGGAAGCGCTGCGACATCACTTGATTATAACTCCGGTGGTGATTTTTATACACTGAATGGGTTACAAAGTACGGGCGAAATTTATATTGTTGGGAATCAGGCAGGGAATGAAAAGTTTTTACCTGCAGATCAGGTTCTTCAAACAATTGATATAGATAAAGAAAACCAGGTCATTTCATTTGCAGCTATTGCAGATCAAACCTATTCACCAACGTTAACTTTACCACTATCAGCAACAGCAAGTTCCGGGCTTTCGGTTTCATATAGCATTGTTAGCGGACCTGCTTCACTTTCTGTCAATACACTAACCATAAATGGTGCAGGTACCGTAGTGGTGGAGGCCAGTCAATCTGGAAATCCCACCTACAATCCAGCCCCAACTGTAACCCAACAGTTCGAGGTGCTTAAAGCTACTCCGGTAATTAATCAGGACGATATCGTAAAAACTTTGGGGGATTCCGATTTTCAAATTACGCCCACATCTGAAAGCAGCGGCAGTTTTAGTTTTGTAAGCGGAAATGATGATGTATTTACCATGAGTGGCGCTACCGCATCTGTTTTAGGTGCAGGAAATACAACATTGTTCATTACCCAACAGCCTGCAGGAAACTATTTGGGTACAACTAAAACGGTTGCATTCACCGTTAACAAGGCTTCTTCAACTATTGAGGTAACAGGTGAAACGGTGTATACTTACAATGCCAATCACCAGGGACCTAGCACTTCAAACGTAACAGGTTCAACAGGAGTAGTTACCTATAGTTATGAAGGCACACCTAATGTGGGCCCTTATTATAACTCCAGTACAACAAAACCAACCAATGCAGGTGCCTATTCAGTTACTGCAACTGTTGCTGCCGACGATAACTATGCTGCTGTGACTTCCGATCCTTTCGACTTCACAATAAATAAAGCTGATGCAACTATTTCTGTAACTCCGTACTCAGAAACCTATACCGGGGTATCCTATACAGCTGTGGGATCAGCAACAGGCCCAAGTGGAACTCTTGACGGATTGGATTTATCCGAAACTACACATACTGGTGCTGGGGTTTACAATGATTTATGGGAATTTACCGATGTGACCGGGAATTACAATAATGCTTCCGGAAGTGTTACAAATACAATTGTACCAAAAGCATTATCGGTTACCGCCGATGACCAGTCTAAATGTAATGGGCAGGAGCTTATTGCTAACGGCACCGAGTTTTCATCAACCGGGCTCGTTGCGGGTGAAACCATTGGAAGTGTAACACTTTCAAGTGATGGTTTTTCGGCAGGTGCAACAGAAGGATTTTATCCAATAGTACCTTCCAATGCAACCGGAGAAAATCCGTTTAATCCGGCTAATTATGATATTACATATGTTGATGGACAATTGACGGTAAAACCTCTCCCCAGGTTAGAAGGTGCATCCCTTTCTTCACCAGTCTGTTCAGGTTCAGGTGCAACCATCAACCTTACCGGACTTTTGCCAGGTAAAGGATTTTCATTGGATTACTCCATCAATGGAGTGGATCAACCCACGAAAATAGGATTGTCTTCCGATGGTTCCGGAAATTCTTACTTTACTACAACAGAATTGACAGAATCAAATGACGGGAAAATTTTGAAGATCACTGGAATTACAATCACCAGTGAATCACCCGGTTGTTCCCAAACATTTTCCGATGTGGAAACCACCCTGCATGTTAATGCACTGCCAACGCTTGATGTTGTTTCCCAGGATGGTGTTGCGTGTGTTGGCTCGCCGGCCACAATCAACCTCTCCGGACTGATTCCGAATACAACTTTTTCACTTGGTTATACCATAGAGGAAGGGGACAATACAGTGGTTGAAAACATTAGTGCAGACGAAGATGGAAATGCCAGTTTTCTGACTATACCTCTTGCGGCTTCCAACAACGGAGATCAATTGCAAATTTACGGTATTCAGATAACCAGTGAAACACCAAACTGTGTGCAACCCTTTAGCGAAGATGTGGTATTACAGGTGGGGGATAATATTAACCCAACTATCACCTGCCCGGCTGATCAAACCGGTACTCTTGATAATAATTGTGAATTTACCTTACCCGATTATACCGGGTTAGCAACGATTAGCGATAATTGCGATGCCAGCCCAACCGTCACACAATCACCTGCGGCAGGAACAACAATCAACGGAACAACCACGATTGCCCTCACCGCAACCGATGCATCCGGAAATGCCAGCAACTGCACCTTTGATGTTAACCTTGTACCTGCCGAAGAAATTGAAATCAGGGTTGAAGATTTGGGCAACAGTTGCCAAAGCGGTGAAACCGGTTCCACAACCACCGTAACCTGGGACATAACTATACTTTCGGGCACCACTGACTGGACCTTTGATTATGAAATTACGGAAGGGGCAACAGTACTTGCCAGTGGTAGTAATATTGCTGCCAGCGGAAATACACAAGTGAGTTTTGATGCGGATAACGAAACAGCTCAAAGCAAGACATTCACCATCACAATTAGTAATGTGCAAGATGCTTGTGGAGTTGGAGGGATAAATACATTATATAATAGCGATTCGGTAACGTTGTATGGAGTTCCGAATACAAGTGATATTAGCACAAATTAA
- a CDS encoding gliding motility-associated C-terminal domain-containing protein: MIFTLLAALYGAAQERYDFMEGSQTEYSVDNHNGNTYSWSVIGGLNSVDYDFISTPENNTVVIQWNLVGNYTLRVIETDPHGCSSIRELLISVRANNRSIAFSDRSSSMCFNPNPDESRLLQLLDNEGAELDPSKFPVEVKVDINGSEFEFQINYDNREITVPDSFMLTAPEHDVQIDITLLEATDASGRSLKPLGGSDVHRITVFAQPEIEYTTADDTIINGGEGYYETAIIRGNPDGAVYRWTVEPTYGTSTNLQELTGSAANIQWDGPEGTYKLYTTVTDGNGCVTDTISQVVEVEKTGGQTLTVFAGPDTLIGSCQPYLFNAVYPTENSYTYQWEPTTGLSDPSIPNPVFTPGETTTYILRVTTSPDSTYSDTVTISVSNLLAEAGDDFMIEYESTAVLNGIGSVGEQIQFAWTTANGTFVGGQNTATPEISSAGTYYLQVTDIFGCTASDSVVVSRFISAPIARDDYDTTEYRTAVTIDLLANDESPQQELDPLSLQIMQDPANGFVDINGDGTVTYTPNDGFLGGDVFQYRICNTYERCDNANVFVYVTAADFFIPEAFTPNGDNVNDYFEIEGIELFEQNSITIINRWGKTVYKARGYGISTSPQFWDGKSNQGGDDSDLPGGTYFYVLDLGNGEQPIAGSVYIDR, translated from the coding sequence ATGATATTTACCCTTCTGGCTGCCCTATATGGGGCAGCCCAGGAGAGGTATGATTTTATGGAAGGGAGTCAAACTGAATACAGTGTTGATAATCATAACGGAAATACCTATTCCTGGAGCGTAATCGGCGGATTAAATTCAGTGGATTATGATTTTATTTCAACCCCGGAGAACAACACAGTTGTAATACAATGGAATCTTGTTGGTAACTACACTTTACGTGTCATAGAAACCGATCCACATGGTTGCTCTTCGATACGTGAACTGCTGATCAGTGTTAGAGCCAACAACCGAAGCATCGCATTCTCAGACCGTTCAAGTTCAATGTGTTTTAATCCTAATCCTGATGAATCAAGATTATTGCAATTGCTCGATAATGAAGGCGCGGAACTCGATCCATCAAAATTCCCGGTTGAGGTAAAAGTGGATATTAACGGCTCGGAATTTGAATTTCAGATAAATTACGATAACCGGGAAATTACTGTTCCCGATAGTTTTATGTTGACGGCGCCCGAGCATGATGTGCAGATTGATATAACACTGCTTGAAGCTACTGATGCAAGCGGGCGAAGCTTAAAACCACTTGGGGGAAGCGATGTGCATCGGATAACCGTTTTTGCGCAGCCTGAAATAGAATATACTACTGCCGATGATACGATTATAAATGGCGGTGAAGGCTATTACGAAACTGCAATAATACGTGGAAATCCCGATGGTGCCGTATACCGTTGGACAGTGGAACCGACTTACGGAACGAGTACCAATTTGCAGGAATTAACCGGGTCTGCTGCTAATATTCAATGGGACGGACCGGAAGGCACTTATAAGCTATACACCACAGTAACCGATGGAAACGGATGTGTGACAGATACCATAAGCCAGGTAGTTGAAGTTGAAAAAACAGGAGGACAAACGTTAACCGTTTTTGCCGGCCCCGATACCTTAATCGGAAGCTGCCAGCCCTACTTGTTTAACGCGGTTTATCCTACCGAAAACAGCTATACATACCAGTGGGAGCCAACCACAGGATTAAGTGATCCGTCAATTCCAAATCCTGTGTTTACACCGGGCGAAACAACTACGTACATTTTAAGGGTTACAACTTCGCCCGATTCTACTTATTCCGATACGGTTACCATCAGCGTTTCGAATTTGTTAGCCGAAGCAGGCGACGATTTTATGATCGAATATGAATCAACGGCCGTTTTAAACGGAATCGGAAGTGTTGGCGAGCAAATACAATTTGCCTGGACAACTGCGAACGGAACCTTTGTTGGAGGCCAAAATACCGCAACTCCTGAAATTAGTTCTGCCGGAACATATTATTTGCAGGTTACCGATATTTTTGGTTGTACCGCCTCTGATTCGGTGGTGGTTAGCCGCTTTATTTCGGCGCCAATTGCCCGCGATGATTACGATACCACCGAATATCGAACAGCGGTAACGATAGATCTGCTTGCAAATGATGAAAGTCCACAGCAGGAACTTGATCCTTTGTCGTTACAGATTATGCAAGACCCCGCTAATGGTTTTGTTGATATTAACGGCGATGGGACGGTGACATATACGCCAAACGATGGCTTTTTGGGTGGCGATGTATTTCAGTACCGCATTTGTAACACCTACGAAAGATGCGATAACGCCAATGTTTTTGTGTATGTAACGGCCGCCGATTTCTTTATTCCGGAGGCATTTACACCAAACGGCGATAACGTAAACGACTATTTTGAAATTGAAGGAATTGAGTTGTTTGAGCAAAATTCGATAACCATAATAAACCGCTGGGGAAAAACAGTGTACAAAGCCCGTGGTTATGGTATTTCTACATCGCCACAATTTTGGGATGGTAAATCGAACCAGGGTGGCGACGACAGCGACCTGCCAGGCGGAACCTACTTTTATGTACTTGACTTAGGAAACGGAGAACAACCAATTGCCGGCTCGGTATATATCGACAGATAA
- a CDS encoding type IX secretion system membrane protein PorP/SprF: MGKRTKIAAFLILTLVVLLQGKEASAQQDPMYTQYMDNLQVLNPGYAGSQGIGNILMVARSQWVEFDGAPATRSFTYNTSYDEQNIGVGFSLMSDQIGPIKQTGFYADYSYFLPVSEKFKLGLGLKGGVSFYRASLVALKTVDSDPVFNHDIYENFLPNVGVGLFLYSENTYFGLSVPKLIDNIIINEDVKTDYINKQQRHMYFVAGHRIDFSEDFQLKTNGMMRWVKSAPLSVDLTVMGGFRDKFWVGAMYRFGDAYGMLVKFNPSPKMSIGYAYDITISELSAFSSGTHEIMFSYNLDLFGRGGQATAEK; encoded by the coding sequence ATGGGAAAACGAACTAAAATAGCAGCATTTTTAATTCTTACCCTTGTGGTTTTGCTACAAGGAAAAGAGGCCAGTGCTCAGCAAGATCCCATGTACACGCAGTATATGGACAACCTGCAGGTGCTAAATCCGGGATATGCCGGTTCTCAGGGAATTGGAAATATTTTGATGGTAGCACGCAGCCAGTGGGTGGAGTTTGATGGCGCTCCGGCAACACGCTCGTTTACCTATAACACTTCGTATGACGAGCAAAATATTGGTGTGGGTTTCTCACTGATGTCCGACCAGATCGGGCCAATCAAACAAACCGGATTTTATGCTGATTACTCTTATTTTCTTCCGGTTTCGGAAAAATTTAAGTTGGGTTTAGGACTTAAAGGTGGTGTGAGTTTTTACCGCGCCAGCCTTGTTGCACTTAAAACAGTTGATTCCGACCCGGTATTTAACCACGATATTTACGAAAACTTTCTGCCCAATGTTGGTGTGGGATTGTTTTTGTATTCAGAAAATACCTATTTCGGCTTATCGGTGCCAAAGCTTATTGATAATATTATTATTAACGAGGATGTTAAAACCGATTACATTAATAAACAGCAGCGGCACATGTATTTTGTAGCCGGGCACCGAATTGATTTTAGCGAAGATTTTCAGTTAAAAACAAACGGAATGATGCGATGGGTTAAAAGTGCTCCTCTTTCGGTGGATCTGACTGTGATGGGCGGTTTCCGTGATAAATTCTGGGTGGGTGCCATGTACCGTTTTGGTGATGCGTATGGCATGCTTGTTAAGTTTAATCCTTCGCCAAAAATGTCAATCGGTTATGCGTATGATATTACCATTTCCGAATTAAGCGCCTTTAGTAGCGGCACGCACGAAATCATGTTCAGTTACAACCTCGATCTCTTTGGCCGTGGAGGCCAGGCAACCGCTGAAAAGTAA
- a CDS encoding alpha-amylase family glycosyl hydrolase: MYKSFLFLISLVVFAINARAQITTNPEFPVATQPVTITFNSAEDSRLTYFTGDLYAHTGVTIGGDRWQYVIGTWGDNNTQSQLTYMGEGIYELEITPDINSFYSVAAGEVVTELCLVFRSADGSQQTNDLFVTVFDEGLVVNITEPSGSSILKINEAITFSAQSSVEADLKLSLDETVLTQTTGTDITTTHTFTESGNYWLIAEATADGETVYDSLKIFVGSEVVNEPLPAGYKKGINYIDDNTAALVLWAPLKEFVYVQGDFNDWQLSDNYLMKKDGDYFWLEITGLEAGAEYAYQYLIDGNIRIADPYTEKILDPWNDSYIDEATYPNLKAYPEGKTEGIVSVLQTAQTPYNWQVTNFESPNKSKLVIYELLVRDFMTEHTYQAVIDQLDYLEDLRINVLELMPVNEFEGNSSWGYNPSFYFAPDKYYGPKEKLKELIDECHQRGIAVVIDMVLNHSYGQSPFVQMYMDNWVVTADNPWYNQESNFQNPSLRWGYDFNHETAATQELVDSVSSFWMSEYKVDGFRFDFTKGFSNTPYSSSSWGSEYDADRIANLKRMSNEIWNRNADALVIFEHLADNSEETELANHGILLWGNMHGSYQNAAAGQTGNSDLSWAVYSQRNWNEPNLVSYPESHDEERIMYTIKNSGLSNGDYNIKNQTTALQRIELNSLFHLLLPGPKMIWQFGERGYDLSINRCVDGSISNDCRLAEKPPYWQYLNNTDRTDLFQVMAKLNDLKQKYDEFTPETFTHNLSGATKWFVSSSAGNHAVALGNFGVTENDIIIDFPETGKYYEFFSGDSIEISSTNQSFTFAPGEYRLYSTQQFEEPRIVTDIDEPEIMSSDLQVYPNPVSSKLTIASDKTIFTVQVYSIAGTLQYQANDLRKNKIEIDVQNYTPGVYLLRIIQNGNTTTQKVLVK; the protein is encoded by the coding sequence ATGTACAAGTCTTTTCTTTTTCTGATAAGCCTGGTTGTTTTTGCCATAAATGCAAGGGCGCAAATTACTACCAATCCTGAATTCCCGGTGGCTACACAGCCGGTAACCATCACGTTTAACTCGGCCGAAGACAGCCGGCTTACTTATTTTACAGGAGATTTGTACGCCCATACCGGAGTAACAATTGGCGGCGACCGTTGGCAATATGTAATTGGAACGTGGGGAGATAACAATACCCAATCTCAACTCACTTATATGGGTGAAGGCATCTACGAACTTGAAATCACCCCCGACATCAACAGCTTTTATAGTGTTGCAGCCGGTGAGGTAGTTACTGAACTTTGCCTGGTTTTTCGCTCGGCAGATGGTAGCCAGCAAACAAACGACCTTTTTGTAACTGTTTTTGATGAAGGACTGGTAGTGAATATTACCGAACCCTCGGGCTCCTCTATACTTAAGATAAACGAGGCAATAACTTTTTCGGCCCAATCATCGGTAGAGGCTGATTTAAAACTCAGTCTTGATGAAACGGTATTAACCCAAACTACAGGCACCGACATTACCACCACACACACTTTTACCGAGAGCGGAAACTACTGGCTGATTGCCGAAGCCACCGCCGATGGCGAAACGGTTTACGATTCGCTGAAAATTTTTGTCGGCAGCGAAGTGGTTAACGAACCGCTACCCGCCGGATATAAAAAAGGAATCAACTATATCGACGATAACACCGCAGCATTGGTGCTGTGGGCACCACTTAAAGAATTTGTATACGTACAGGGCGATTTTAACGACTGGCAACTTTCCGACAATTACCTGATGAAAAAAGATGGCGACTATTTCTGGCTGGAAATTACCGGATTAGAAGCCGGAGCAGAGTACGCCTACCAATACCTCATCGACGGAAACATTCGTATTGCCGACCCCTACACCGAAAAAATATTAGACCCATGGAACGACAGCTACATCGACGAAGCAACATACCCCAACCTGAAAGCTTACCCTGAAGGGAAAACTGAAGGAATTGTTTCGGTATTACAAACCGCCCAAACTCCTTACAACTGGCAGGTTACTAATTTTGAATCGCCCAATAAAAGCAAACTGGTGATTTACGAATTACTGGTGCGCGATTTTATGACTGAGCACACCTATCAGGCCGTTATCGATCAACTTGATTACCTGGAAGACCTGCGTATTAATGTACTTGAACTAATGCCCGTTAACGAGTTTGAAGGAAACAGCAGCTGGGGATACAACCCGTCGTTTTACTTTGCACCCGATAAATATTACGGCCCAAAAGAAAAACTAAAAGAATTGATTGATGAATGCCACCAGCGTGGAATTGCAGTGGTTATTGATATGGTGTTGAACCACAGCTACGGACAAAGTCCGTTTGTGCAAATGTACATGGATAACTGGGTGGTTACAGCCGATAATCCATGGTACAACCAGGAAAGTAATTTCCAGAACCCAAGCCTGCGATGGGGCTATGATTTTAACCACGAAACCGCGGCAACCCAGGAGTTGGTCGATAGTGTATCATCTTTCTGGATGAGCGAATACAAAGTTGATGGTTTCCGTTTCGATTTTACAAAAGGCTTCTCGAATACACCTTACAGCTCGTCGAGCTGGGGAAGCGAATACGATGCCGACCGGATTGCCAACCTGAAACGAATGAGCAACGAAATTTGGAATCGCAATGCTGATGCACTGGTAATTTTCGAGCACCTTGCCGACAATTCGGAAGAAACAGAGCTGGCCAACCACGGGATACTTCTTTGGGGAAATATGCACGGCAGTTACCAAAACGCTGCAGCCGGACAAACGGGAAATTCAGACCTAAGCTGGGCGGTGTACTCCCAAAGAAACTGGAATGAACCGAACCTGGTTTCGTACCCTGAAAGCCACGACGAAGAGCGAATAATGTACACCATTAAAAACTCGGGCTTATCAAATGGTGATTACAACATAAAAAACCAGACAACCGCCTTGCAAAGAATTGAGTTGAACTCACTCTTTCATTTGTTGCTGCCAGGGCCAAAAATGATCTGGCAATTTGGCGAGCGCGGTTACGACCTGTCGATAAACCGTTGTGTTGATGGTTCGATAAGTAACGACTGCCGCCTGGCCGAAAAACCACCATACTGGCAGTACCTGAACAATACCGACCGTACTGATCTGTTTCAGGTAATGGCAAAATTGAACGATTTGAAACAAAAGTACGATGAATTTACACCAGAAACTTTTACCCATAATCTTTCTGGTGCAACAAAATGGTTTGTTTCAAGCAGCGCCGGCAACCATGCTGTTGCTTTGGGCAACTTTGGAGTTACAGAAAACGATATCATCATTGATTTCCCCGAAACAGGAAAATACTACGAATTTTTCAGTGGCGATTCTATTGAAATATCGAGTACAAATCAAAGCTTTACGTTTGCTCCGGGCGAATACCGGCTGTATTCAACACAACAATTTGAAGAGCCAAGAATTGTAACTGATATCGATGAACCGGAAATTATGAGTAGCGATTTGCAGGTTTATCCGAATCCGGTTTCTAGCAAATTGACTATAGCTTCTGACAAAACGATTTTCACAGTTCAGGTCTATTCAATTGCCGGAACTTTACAATATCAGGCAAACGACTTACGCAAAAACAAGATTGAAATTGATGTGCAGAATTATACTCCGGGTGTTTATTTACTCCGGATTATACAAAATGGCAACACCACTACACAAAAGGTTTTGGTAAAATAG
- a CDS encoding SusE domain-containing protein, translated as MKKINYILSILAALLVFVSCEDETFDPVINYGNSPVLTASEASGGTYLLTEEEADDVLFSFDWTEADFGFQAAISYLLKIDDAGNDFANSSIIVSSAELGYEITVGELNSLLTSMEYPTGVETPLEIRVEASVSDYANALPSETFSFNVITYSIKLPPIYLLGDATDAGWDNNTTLEAPYMSSGKYGIAAHLVPDAWLKFIKTQGQWAPMWGSDGTGDAYSGVLAYRPTEDDADPASIPSPSVEGDYRIDVDITNLTYSVYPIPDEIYLVGGATTVGWDPANGIAFTKDGIGKYSLVTDLTVGNGGMKIMATNSGAWAPQWGSDGNGNSLLGKLAYRSGDADPDPAEIPEPASAGTYKIEIDFSEYTYKITAQ; from the coding sequence ATGAAAAAGATAAATTATATATTAAGTATTCTGGCTGCTTTGCTGGTGTTTGTTTCTTGCGAGGACGAGACATTCGATCCGGTGATTAATTACGGAAACAGCCCGGTTCTTACCGCTTCAGAAGCTTCCGGTGGCACCTATCTGCTTACCGAAGAAGAAGCAGATGATGTACTGTTCTCTTTTGACTGGACGGAAGCAGATTTTGGTTTCCAGGCAGCAATTTCTTACTTGCTAAAAATTGACGATGCCGGTAACGACTTTGCAAATTCATCAATTATTGTTTCGTCAGCTGAATTAGGTTACGAAATTACGGTTGGAGAATTAAACTCGTTGTTAACATCAATGGAATATCCAACTGGTGTAGAAACTCCGCTTGAAATAAGAGTTGAAGCTTCAGTTAGCGACTATGCCAATGCATTACCATCAGAAACATTCAGCTTCAACGTAATTACTTATTCCATCAAATTGCCTCCTATTTATTTATTAGGAGACGCAACCGATGCAGGTTGGGATAACAATACTACACTGGAAGCACCGTACATGTCGAGTGGCAAATACGGAATTGCCGCACATTTAGTACCCGACGCCTGGTTGAAGTTCATCAAAACCCAGGGCCAGTGGGCTCCGATGTGGGGATCTGACGGAACTGGTGACGCCTATAGCGGAGTTTTGGCTTATCGCCCTACCGAGGACGATGCCGACCCGGCTTCTATTCCATCTCCTTCGGTTGAAGGCGACTACCGTATTGATGTTGACATTACCAACCTTACCTACTCGGTTTATCCTATTCCGGATGAAATTTACCTGGTAGGTGGTGCCACAACTGTTGGCTGGGATCCGGCAAACGGAATTGCATTCACAAAAGATGGCATTGGTAAATACTCACTGGTAACCGATCTTACTGTTGGAAACGGCGGAATGAAAATTATGGCTACCAACAGCGGTGCGTGGGCTCCTCAATGGGGATCTGATGGCAACGGAAACAGCTTGTTGGGTAAACTTGCTTACCGTTCGGGCGACGCTGATCCTGATCCGGCAGAAATTCCGGAACCGGCTTCAGCAGGTACTTATAAAATTGAGATTGACTTCTCGGAATATACGTATAAAATTACAGCACAATAA